In Bacteroidia bacterium, one genomic interval encodes:
- the phbB gene encoding acetoacetyl-CoA reductase, protein MRKKNNKIALVTGGTGGMGTAICERLYKDGYTVVANYKDFTKAMKWREEAKKWREEVLKMGIDVKIAQGDISDYKSAENMIREINEEIGPIDVLVNNAGITRDSALHKMTPEQWYEVINTNLNSVFICSRLVIEGMIAKGWGRIICISSVNGQKGQFGQTNYAATKAGMYGFTKSLALEVAKKGITVNTVSPGYVGTAMVMAIKEEIRDKIIQQIPMGRLGTPSEIGDAVSYLASDEARYITGANIAINGGLHMF, encoded by the coding sequence ATGAGAAAAAAGAATAACAAAATAGCCTTAGTTACTGGCGGTACCGGCGGTATGGGAACTGCGATTTGTGAAAGACTATACAAAGATGGATATACCGTAGTAGCTAATTATAAGGATTTTACAAAAGCGATGAAGTGGCGAGAAGAAGCAAAAAAGTGGCGAGAAGAAGTGCTTAAGATGGGTATTGATGTAAAAATTGCCCAAGGCGATATTTCCGATTATAAATCTGCTGAAAATATGATTCGTGAAATCAATGAAGAAATCGGACCGATTGACGTGTTGGTTAATAATGCAGGAATTACAAGAGATTCGGCACTTCATAAAATGACACCAGAACAATGGTACGAAGTGATAAATACAAATCTTAACAGTGTATTCATCTGCTCAAGGCTCGTGATTGAAGGTATGATTGCAAAAGGTTGGGGACGCATTATCTGTATTTCTTCCGTTAATGGACAGAAAGGACAATTTGGACAAACCAATTATGCAGCAACAAAAGCTGGTATGTATGGATTTACAAAATCACTCGCTTTGGAAGTTGCCAAAAAAGGTATTACAGTTAATACGGTTTCTCCAGGTTATGTGGGAACAGCAATGGTAATGGCAATTAAAGAAGAAATAAGAGATAAAATTATACAGCAAATTCCGATGGGACGTTTAGGTACTCCTTCCGAAATCGGGGATGCGGTAAGTTATTTAGCTTCGGATGAAGCACGCTACATTACCGGTGCTAACATTGCCATCAACGGAGGTTTACACATGTTTTAA